AGGAGAAGTCTATCATTTTGCAGATAATTTTCATacactccattttttacattttcactTGTATAGAGGGGCATGTACTCAGCATAATTAGTATatctctctttttctttatcgaGCAAATCTTTGTATATCACACTATGGTGGTGATTAAGCATCCTTGTGTAAATACAATTGTTGCAACTAAGAAATGATAGCAAGCACGTGTTGCTGATATTCGGGTTTGGTTCATCACACGGGAAGTCAAAACTTTCGATTAGCCCATTCTTTCTGCATAGCGTTATTTGTGACTCTTCATATCCTCTTTTAGGGGGTGGGTGGGGGTGAGTATGGAAAAAAGTGAGTAACTGGTGGTTTGTGCGTGAcgaatgaacattttttggaCAGGTATATACACCGATTTGCGGCGCTTCCACTTGCACGTCGCGCAAGCGGCAAGAGGGGCTTTCACCCAATATGGGCCAGTCAACACGGTAGCGCTTGTGGTGGGAAGAGCAAGCCGCTTTGCTCTCGCATAAACATCTACATATCATACTGATGCGCCTGTAGAAGTAGGGTATGTGCGCGCGCAACACGgtggatatatataaaatgtattacCCGTATCCGCCAGACCACGTCACGTGGTTGATTGTTCTCCTCAAGTCGGGCTGGAGCGTTTGCTCAGAAATGGAGCTCTTGGGTCTGCATTGTACATACTTGAGTAGGCCTATCTTATCGGACGTAATTACTTGCATCGTTTCTGGTCAAATGATTTATCCGTTCACTTACGTTGTTTTTGCAACATGCGAGCCGATGCGGGTtaagcttaaaaaatagtTCACGCATTTCTTTGGAAGCAAAAAACAAAGCGGCGCAGCAGCACAATTCACGCCAAGTGAAGTGCCGATCGCCTCAAACGATAAGTCGACGTAACCTATATTTTGTAGTTTccttattttgcattttcagggatgaagttaaaaaaactgCGAAAACAATGAGTCCTTAGGAGTTTATTTCCTACATTGATGTGAAATATATaacgggaaaaaaggggcgcaaaaaaaaaaaaaaaaaaaataatcggCAAATATgctgcatatatatgtatataatagcAGCCGCACAGAGATTACTCGTAGGCGagaaaaatgggcaaaaagggaaaatgcaACATGTGTTGGcagcatgaaaaaaaaaaaaaaaaaaaaaaaaacgattatACTACTGCATGCATTTTCGGAGAAGTTACCTAACCTTTTGAAGTGAAGGAActgttttaaataaataggTTGAAGTCCAGCGAAACGTTGCTGTATAAAATTGCTTCGAAGGTTGCATGCATTCTTACTGAAGTTGTTGAGAatgtttttttggggggaaagcacttttaaaatatttcaccattttaaGACGCTGCCgagagtttttttcccccctccctttgTTCcgcaattttgttaaagaaaagggaaaattttGTGCATCACCTTTGCATTATCAGGTGATTCCATTTTATTCGATGGGGCCCATGCTGACCTGTATGGATATTTTTCGTTTAACAGTTGTAAACTATGCGTAAAGCAGTTTGATGATTCCCCCGCAAAAGAGGGAACCAAGCTAAGTATTCGTTGTTCcctacatatatacatgttttAACGGGCATATTATGGTGgacattttttaatcacTTGCTGTGCATTTTTCATGAAGGGAAAGAATTGTGACATGGAGCCTCTCCTTTGAGTagcgcaatttttattttcgtaagcgatatttttttttttgcagaaatgtttcctttttgggtACTTCGTCTCTTCGGTTTGTCCATGCAGCAACGCAGCTGTGGAGCCATTTGGTTTTACTTTGCTACTTGTTGATTCGTCAAATGGCAGAACTGTGCATCTCTTTTAGTTTACTTTTTTGATGATCGAAAATGTGttgcgcgttttttttccctttttttaacatttgaGCATTCTTCAAAAGGCGGCATGGCACACTTTTTttggcccctttttcttgacttggttatttttccttcgatATGGTGACGCATTTTTGCAtgccattttggctagctgtttgcaattttttttttttttaaatcacttaaaatgtatatattaaaaaaaacaaaaattgtcTGCCATTTGTgaaacattttcttttacaattCCCTAGTTGTACAATTCTACAAAcgtttattttgcaaaaacgtaaaagagaaaattaaaCACAGTCCTGTTGGTAGACAAATTCGTACATCATAAGtgtctcatttttgtaacgCTCTTTTAGCAAAAGTGACTCGTATTGGAGGGGAAGACTTGCCGTTAAGCTGTttatatagtaaaaaaagaaaaaaaatcctttttttttttttttttgttaaaaaactgctattttgcaaaatggcgaATCCAATCGTTGGCTGCATGACAACTTTGGCTAATTTTATAGCAGACATTTGCAATGCTCTGATAAGTTGTGTGGACGGTTCATGCAAGGCTTTAACGTGTCAGTAAAGGATgggaatgttttttttttttttcgtgaaaGAGGGACAGGTGACTACTATGAAGGGGACACCAGGTGTAGTTCTGCTTTTAGCTGAAGAGTGATttaagaggggaaaaaatgggaagaaaaggaagaccaATGGAATCTTTGGCAGGTAAGCAACTCAGaggaattcatttttacaagAGTTACGGATAACCTTTTTATCTCTGAAGATGCTTCTCGTTCGAagtgattattttattttattttatgatttttttttttttcgtttgccGTCCGCATAGTTCCGTCTGCACGGAAGTTGTACAAGAccgtttttttcgttttctctttcttttttttaccacgtCTGTGTTAAACTCGAACTGTGTTAGATTGCTAATGTTTGAACAACTCGGTTAGAAGGggtgctttcctttttttttttttttagccatTTCTATCGGTGTGACATCTAAAGAAAGTGTGCTTTTAAGCAAATACGTATGTTACAATTggaaacaaaagggggagcacgttctttttttttttttttaccgctaaaaaaaaataatccaaaTGGTGGCCATACAGAATAGTGTCATATGAATTGTATAAATTGGGGGAATCCGATTCTTCCTGTTGTGCTCTCCACTTCTGTGCAGCTAATGCTCAAAAGGGATTATGCGTCCCTCTAAGCGGTGCACTAGCCTAAATGaaaaggagtttttttttttttttaggtgGAACAACGGTGCTGTTTTATAGAAATGAAAGCTCCTGCATTCGGGTAATACATGCATGGTTCGGCACACAATTGAGCTAATTGAATTAGGCGAAACGGTTAAACTAAATGACGCGCGCTCTTTTATTGCGAAAGGATGATCCGAGAAGAGCTCATTACGCGCAGTGGAGGCCCCCAATGGTGCATTCCAATTGGATAATATAAACACAGGTGTGACTATGCGAATGTGTTGGTGAAGAAGCGCTACCAATTCATCGGTCAGATTGATGCACCTCGAtagatacaattttttcagcttttcttccaatttttagGAGACAAAATTAAAGTGGAGGTGGTCCTACAAAGCAGGCATAGGAATGGTCCGTCGAATGATGTACACGAGTGAACATGCTCATTTGTACAGGAGAGTGCGGGGAATAGTCACCCCCCGGGGTAGTAAGGCTTTTTTGGATAACTCCATATTGGAGAgcataaaatgaattattttttttgttcacaagAAAGTGTCACCAGTTGGATAATTCAGTCATGTCCACTTTTTACACCCCATGTAGATTCATTCCAAGCGGAAGTTAAAATAGTGTCCAAGTTGCATGCAAGCAAAAGGGAACCTCGTCAGCAGTTCATCCCCGGTTTAAGTTGGTTCATATGTAGACCTACATACGTGCGTGTTAACCCTACTAGTGGTTCCactgtttatttatttttttttatcgcttTAGTAGATAGCTGATGTGGGAAAAACTTTTATGACAAGTGGCACTTCCAGTGTGGGGTTTCCAATTGGAAAGAATACGCATGCACATTGTGCGGTGCGTTTGAAACGTCTAGGAGTGGGATAAAGGGGTAGGAAAGATATAGGACCTCCGGGTAATGCTATAACTTTTGTGCGACCATTGCGATTTACACTTTTGGGAGTAAAACATAAATTAGTTTCCCATGAcgttttctttctttttcccatttgatgTGGCATCGGGGAAGCATACATGAAGGTATCTATCGCATGCCACCTTTTCAGAGTCAAAAAGGTCCAGTAAAATAAGAAACATAAGTTAACAGATGAAGGGGTAAAATTGATGCGCGTTATGTGACACGTAGTCGGAAGATTAGCCAAAATTGGGGCGCTCAAAATAATTCGTTAGAAAATCTTCCCAAAGAAGTAGCACTTTCTTTTCATTAGAACCCGAATTTTGTTATGTGTTTGAAAATTATATCGATTTAGGAAAGTGAAACGTGACAAGTTCGCAAACGATTGCACAACTTAGAGCAAAAATAGTAGAATTTGGGGGGTTAGAAAAAATCTAACTTTCTCTATATTCAGAAAATGCAAGTGCATTAGaagttttacttttttatgctaattggaaaaaaaaaaaaaaaaaaaagatgtatATACTGTTACATTTTCCctgttattataattttacaatgGATGAGTAATTTGCCGTTTGACCACCTGGTTGGCATTTCCTCATTCCAACGAACGACcagcgttaaaaaaaaaaaaaaaaaaaaagaagttaatGTGCAGTATGTATTACTACGATTtatacaaaaagggagactAAATAGAAGGtaaggtgggaaaaaaatatgtgaagagaaaattacaacttggatgtaatttttttttatataatttttgagaaaattgcTCATTTCAGtgctttcaaaaaatggggaactgAGATGGCCacgctaaaaaaaattgtgtgtaaaatttgtttactGCCAAGACGGATATACACGTGCGCAGTGTGTAcacattatatatgtatacacatatgtacaacttttttttcgagaaAGCGAGTGGGTGTAGGCGTAATCAGGGGCCCCGAAtcgagaaaataaatttcaaagtctgtaatgaaaaattaactcTGGTACGTTTACCTGTAAGAAACGTCCTAGATTTGTAACCATTTTGAACTGAGAAACGGAAATAGattaaagcgaaaaaaaaaagaaaagaggtaaaaataggggtaaaaagaaaggtaaaaagagaggtaaaaaaaaaaaaaaaaaaaaattaaaataaactAACCAATACGTAAACGTTACCTTTTATTTACCAATGTGTGCTTCCGTTTCGTCAATTCTCCAACTTTTTTGAGAAATTTCAGAAAAGTACACCCTTAGGAATCagcatttgaaaaaattagcCAAAGTATTGTACAGACGTATGTGCGAATAGGCGCTTGCATAAGTATAGCACACAAAATTTGAGTACACGCGCTAAGTGAGAAGCAAGTCGGTAGGAATTACCCCTCGTTCCAGCGTGAAGTAGAAGCTCCTCATTCTCATCCTTTTCAAAATCTGCGTTTCTGCCGTACAGCATAGTATATAAGAAAATCATTTCCCATTGCACTACTCCCAACCTCCACTATAATGCTCTCAAtaaagttttttattttttctttgatATGGATAGTTCTATACGTAAGTTTACACGTGTGTGCACTTGGATTGGGAAAAAGAGTTCCCTGTTTTTTGGTGGGGTCATGCCAAGTGCGTGAGAGGTCATGTTAGGGTGATCGTTCATACGTGTAAATTTGCGCGTTTGCCCACGGAGAAGTGCACCTGCGCGTGGGTATCTTTATTATATGGCACGACTTAATGGCAGTGTGCCTGGTACATGGAGCTCCGTCCaatgttaaatatttatgtttcgTTTTGCAGTGTGAGAGGGCAAAGGACAGTTCCTTTTTGACGATCTACAGCAAGTAGGTGTATGAGGGATGCTGTCCGTACCAGGCAGATGCTCACATGTGCGGCGCACGCGAGATGGAACCGAGGAAAtcaatttcttcattaaGCAGAACCTGTGTAATGAATGTGCACGCGCTCGTTTTAGCATCtccttacatttttttcctccttttttttgtgtcttcTTTCCCCCGTTTTTGTTAGATCGCCCCAAGAATTGTACCGTCGTATTTTGAGGTAGGGAAGCAGGAAGAGGGCGCCTAAAATAAGCACTCGACAGTTTTATACTTATAGTAGCATGTTCCATGATGGACGCTGGGTGCATGAGCCCTTTGGAGTTCTCTTGAAatgttcttttatttattttttttttttttttgctcatttttggtCCATCCCCAATGCATCCACTTTGTCATTGCCTGTTCACGTTTACAGATTGGAAACTCCGGAACCATGGGGAGATTCCCAAACGTACGAAATTACCACCAAAGATAAGTCTGGAAATTTGATTACGACCgtgtttaacaaaaatgcagaggcgttgtatttttacataaatagaAGGGCATCGAAGGGGGATGGACCAAGCAAAGGAAGGAGCTCCAagttgagaaaaagaaaaaaacagaattaAGTTCTATCACATTGGGTGTGAGaagatgtatttttttttggggggtattttttttagttatgtttacaaaaatttgtccacgtttttattttttttttttgtgttgtcAAGCTGCTCATCCGCAGGTGAGCTACACTGTGAGTGCACTTttatttcgcaaaaaaaattgtagaagTTTTTTAAGCGTTGTGTgcacatgggaaaaaatgaaacaaacaTGCATGCTTGCTTACATGCGTGTTTATCTACGTGCACACTCCCGAATGGGACGTGTGTGCGAATGAAGCCCATTTTTCGTGCAGACTCACGGGGACATTTTCAAATAGGTGttaaatttgttcctttttttgtgcaaaattgtTCGATAAGataatctgtttttttttttttacttcaaattgacttaaaaggagaaaactaACGACGCCATTGCGTTGAGAGTCAGTCGGTGCCACACAGCGGCGAGCGTTAATAAGCATATTCGCACTGTGCGGTGTTGCAGTTCGATATGGTGCACTACGTGGGTGCACTACATCATCATCGTGCTTTTAttgttgcgtttttttttatgcgcaAAGGAAATTTGCACATACATAATGGGGACGTGTGTGGTGGAGGAGGCGGTTGTGCTGGGATATGTTCGCGAACAAATGAAAGTGGCCGCGCTTTATACACAAAGAAGTGGCGTTATTGTGAGTAACGTGGCGTGGGTCGGATGGCGTCACCAAACAGGGGGATTGCGCTCACTTGTATGGTAGGTAAACATGTATTGCAGTGTAAGACAGGATaactatgttttttttttaagtggtTATTTATGTGCGTGCGTAAACCGTAAAACAGCGCATATCATTTCAGGAGGAACAACACCATTTGGACGCTACGTGCGCGTCTATTATTTTGTTCGAGCAGGTGGTGGTGTCTTCTCCAAAAAggatttcaaaaaattgctaTGACGTTGACAgtcatttattattttttttttttttttccaaataaaacatttaagCGTTTTTTCATGCAACATGGGACTTCCCTTTGGATAAATtaaattgacaaaaattatttttgggGGAATGGAGGCCGTACgagttttgaaaaaaaaaaaaattccgttAAGTTGCAGATATACAGATTAagtgcaaagggggggatgAAAATCAAATGTTCTTAACAAGCggcgtaaaaataaaaaaaataaaaaatgtaaaacttaaaaaatgaaaacattttcCCAAAATATTGCTAACTTGTTGCCATTATGCTATTATTATACCAAATCACTTTTCACCAATTTTGATGAATATGCTTGCGTAGCACGGCAAGAAGTGTCAAATTTTATGtggacaaaaattttataggCTGAAGTGCGTGGTCCATTTGGGATGGCATTTTTAAATGGGGCTAATATTTTGCCCATGCTGATTATGGGTAAGCAGTGGAGAAAGATGTCCgcgaatttttaatttggaTAGCAATACATGCAAATGTAGCAGATTGCTTTAGTGGATTTCTCGCATAAGTGGATGGATGCTTGAGCACCGTTTTAGTGGTCTCATTGAAAAGCACCTCTGTATTGAGCAAAATCGTAAGAAGAGAACTCAAAATATCATCAAAaatcagaagaaaaaaaaaaccatttttcttttataataaatgggTTAAACAGAATTTCTTGGCTTAAAAcgaaatttcaaaaaaaaaaaaaactttagctattttaaaacgaaaaaaaaatgaagttaatTGTgaatttcattatataatttaattttttgcaaaaagaaagTATTTTAgctgtaattttttttgtgcatgcaGCAAATAAAGCAATTTCTAGAAATAAGATTAAATTagaaatgtatttataatgaaattgcataattttgtttatttcgtttttaggtaaatcataaaaatatatttttttcataataatttatactatttttcaccttttacttttaatatattaattgtaattttgtgaaaagaCCAATTATTGGCTggatttttcattataaggATGAAATTTTCctagcaaataaaaaaaactaattttgcaataattaattaaataataatttattgtgAAATTTCAAAGATGATACATCTGTTCAATTGTATActatacaatttttagtaTTGCTTCTAAAATGCATCATGCTAAAGTAAGGAATTTTACCTACAAGAAATGatttcagaaaattttcGTAACTTCCCCAAGTTTGCAGGGTTTTCCCGAAATCGCTTCTAATATATGGTTTATTATTCTTGCAAATTAGTAGGTGCAATAATTCCTATCATAAAGTTATATAGAAACATAACTAAATGATTAGGAAAATAACATAGTAAAACATCAGCTGttaaattgttaatatattattattcgtaatgaataataattaatattaatgaaaCAATTTAAACAATCATTTATATAGCGAAAGGATTAGAAGATGAAAAGAATTTTGCCAAGTGGCAAATTCCGTTTCACGCTTTCCTTTGTTGCCATGTAAATAGTAACCTGGTTGATCTTGCCAGTAGTCATATGCTTGTCTCAAAGATTAAGC
This sequence is a window from Plasmodium cynomolgi strain B DNA, chromosome 3, whole genome shotgun sequence. Protein-coding genes within it:
- a CDS encoding hypothetical protein (putative) is translated as MAVCLVHGAPSNVKYLCFVLQCERAKDSSFLTIYSKSPQELYRRILRLETPEPWGDSQTYEITTKDKSGNLITTVFNKNAEALYFYINRRASKGDGPSKGRSSKLRKRKKQN